The following DNA comes from Polynucleobacter necessarius.
CAGATGGGATAGTAACTTTATTTTCTTTAAAGCCAGGAAAAGAAACGGACATGATTTACCCAATAAAAAAGAGCCTCTTTGCAGAGGCTCTTAAAGTTTTAGCATTACTTACTGGCCATCGCCTGAATTTCAGCAACAGTGACATACCCTTTGTTGCCTGAGTCAATATAACTAAAGTTACTGTAAATGCGGGGCATGCAACCCTTTGCCTCATCTAAAGTGAGTTTGCCATCTTGATTGGCATCGCACTTGGCAAAACGCTCAGCAATTGCTTGATTGCGTGATGAATCAGCTTGAGCAGTCAAAGGCAAACCGATCGCAATGCTTGCAGTCAGGATAAAAAATGATTTGATTACAAAATTCATGGTCGAGACTTATTTGCGAGTTGGCATAGGGTTTGCTGAAGTTTCCATGGCAGATCGAACCACTTTCTTAGCCATCGCAATAAAGGAGTCTGCAGAGCCAAAATTGGTTCTGAATGATTCACCTTGAACGGTAATCAAGCCCTCGCCCAACAATTGCTTTGATTGGCTATCAGTGATTTTGCTATCCACCAAAAGAGCGGGGATTTTAGAGTTCACGCCACCTGCATAAGCAGCCGCATTCATCGCCAAACCAATTGGCGTGAAATTCCATGGCTGCAAACTATCTGCTGAGCTTTCAGCACCAGTAATGCCAACAGATACACGAGCAACCCCAGGTCCTGGGTGAGTAACAATCCGAATATTCCCGCGCGAATTTACCGCCTCCACCATGGATGCCTGCAATGCAGCCGTAGCTTTATTAATAACATCTAAACTAACTTCTTTGGTGGCACTTTGATTTAAGTAAATTGGATCCAAAATCACTGCTGTATATGCGCCTGGGTTTACACTTGAAACACGATATCTCCAAACTCGAGTATCTGTTTCATTTGTTGCCATTGGAACTAAAAGATTGTAGTCAGGCAAGAATCCCGACTGAGGCATTGGCTGCGTTGCCAATTTAGGTGCATTGCTACAAGCAGTTAAAGCAACTGCGGCTACAAAAGAAGCGAGTGCTACATTTATTTTTTCATGCTGGGTCCAAGGTGAGTAAATTGCGTTATGAATTCTAATAAAGCACATCATACCTATTTCAATTTAATCTGGGGCTGGGCAAGGCAATGCGCTGCCAGTCTTTTGGTGAACCTGTGGTTTGCAATCAAATTGCCGCCCCGCTACTTCGCCCGATTGAGCAGATTTGTTCACTTCCGGCGCTTTTGCTGAAGCCAAACCAAACTCCCTGTAAAAAGCCTTATCCGTGCCCTGGCATGGCATTAATGCACCCGATTTTGAGTTCGATACATCTTTACACCGAGGGTTTGCATCAAGCCGAGCCTCTAATTTAGCGGTAGAGCAAGCTGATAACAAAACAGTGCAAAACAGTAAGAATCTAGATAGGCGAGTTTTCAGTGGGCCATTCTAAGGCGTGGTAGTCTGGGAAACAGACTAATTAGCTGCTTTTTGGGACATGCCGAGAAAATGAGAAGAAGTGGCCTGCCCAGCACGATTCGAACGTGCGACCTACGCCTTAGAAGGGCGTTGCTCTATCCAGCTGAGCTATAGGCAGCGTGTACTGGGACTGAATTAAGACTAAAAGAAAGTGGTCGGAGTACAAGGATTCGAACCTTGGACCCCCTGCTCCCAAAGCAGGTGCGCTACCAGGCTGCGCTACACTCCGACGCAATCAATATTCTACACCGAGAGGCCCATTAGAGGCAAATCCTGTAATATTCGTCCCATGTCTGCCTATTTTTCGAGCAAATTCAAAAAGCAATTTCAAGCTGCATTTGGCGCGATCTTGCTAGTATTTTGCTTGCTTGGCACGCATTGTACCGGCCTTTCTCATAGCATCTCTCATGCTGGCTTTCAAAGCCAAACGCTGGAGGCTGGCGGAGCAAGCAATGCTGATAATAGCTTTACCCACAGCCTAGAAGTTTGCCATTGATTTGACGCGCTTTCATTAGCCGGATTTATTCCAAGCACACAAAACGATATTTCAGCAATTCATCTAAGCTTGTTAGATCAATATAATGTCGATCTTGCATTTTTAAGAAGTCCAAACAATAGCGCTTATCAATCACGCGCTCCACCTTCCTTAATCCTTTAAAACATTAGCGCAGTATTGCGCACCATCGTTTTCATTAATCACCATAGTCTGGTGAGCTTGGATGAATATGAATTACCACTTTAAACTATTTTCTTACACTCATTTATTTGCTTTAACTCTGCTCTTATTGACGAGTCCAGCAAGGTCACAAACTCAAGCTGAGTCATTACCTCAATTGGATGTGACTGGTGTGCGAGAGAGCGGACAGGGCTTCCTATCTCCCAATAAAGTTTTAGCTGGAGATGAGCTCCAAAACAAATTATCGGGAACACTAGGCGCAACGTTAGCGAATGAAGTAGGTGTCGCCGCTACCGGCTATGGCGCCGGCACCTCAAGGCCAGTGCTTCGCGGCTTGGAGGGTGCGCGTGTACAAATCCTGCAGAATGGCCTGTCTGTAGGAGATGTTTCCAGCATTTCACCGGATCACGCTGTCGCTAGTCCTATGCAAAACACCCATCAAATTGAGATTTTGCGAGGCGCCTCCGCCCTACTTTATGGCTCTGGTTCAAGTGGTGGTTTAGTGAACGTTGTAAATGATCGCATTGTGACAAGCATGCCAGATGAAATATCAGGCGCAATGAATACAAGCTATGAAACTGTCAATCAAGGCAAGACGGTCAATATCGAGCTTGACGCACCAGCCGGCCCTCTGGCTTTACATTTCGATGCATCAATCAGCAATTCAAATAACTATCGCATTCCTGGATTTGCCGAACAAGGCGGTCCTAATGCGAACTGGGCCATTAATCCCGGAGAGCCAGTTAATATCCCCTACAGCGGCAAACTCCCCTTCTCCTTTAGCAATCAAAATAGTTTGGGACTAGGAGCTAGTTATGTGCGCACAGATGGCTATACCGGCATATCCTTAGAGCGCATGAATCATAGCTACGGAATTTCCACTCCCGATTGTGGATTTATTGAGCAGTCGCAAAATCGATATGATTTCGCCCACCAGACAAACGATCCTTTTGCAGGATTTAGCTCAGTCAAAATTAGCGCGGCCAATACTAATTACCAACATACCGAATTTACCAACAATGGAGTTGCCTCAACCCAATGGAATAACACCGCAACAGAAGCTAGGTTGGAACTAGCTCACAAAGAGTTTCTGGGATCAAAAGGAATTTATTGGCACTCAAATCACAGGCGCAACCCTGAACGCAACCGATTTATCAACCAATAGCTATGCCATTGTTCCGCAGACCAAGGCCAACTCGACCGCGCTCTTCTTGGTTGAAGAAGGAAGGTATGGACCGGTCAAAACCAGCATAGGAGCGCGTTATAACTATGCCACTCAAAACCCAACTTCAGGAACACAGTTTCCGAGTGCAGCTAGCCAGGATTTCGTACCAAATTCTTATAATCCGCCATTACTACAAAGTCGACAATTTAATCTGGTGTCTTACTCTGTTGGTGGGCTTCTGGATATTGCCAAAGGCTATGGCCTGGGTCTTGCATACACAGTTTCGCAAAGAGCACCTTCCGCCCAAGAGCTTTACTCTTATGGACCCCATGACTCAACGGCGACATTTGATATTGGCAATTCCAACTGAGGAAGAGAAACTTCTCATAATCTAGAGCTAAGTTTTCAAAAGACGCTTGGAATTATCCGTAGCAAGGCTAGCATTTATAACAATCAATTTAGCAATTTCATATACGGTTACTACACGGGCTCATACAGCAAGGCGAATGAAAACTTTTCAGTTGTCCAAGCATCACAAGCCAATGCCTCAATACAGGGTGCGGAAGGCGAGCTGAGTTATAACTGGAATGAAACCGGTATTGGTACTCGAGTATTT
Coding sequences within:
- a CDS encoding DUF3313 domain-containing protein — its product is MMCFIRIHNAIYSPWTQHEKINVALASFVAAVALTACSNAPKLATQPMPQSGFLPDYNLLVPMATNETDTRVWRYRVSSVNPGAYTAVILDPIYLNQSATKEVSLDVINKATAALQASMVEAVNSRGNIRIVTHPGPGVARVSVGITGAESSADSLQPWNFTPIGLAMNAAAYAGGVNSKIPALLVDSKITDSQSKQLLGEGLITVQGESFRTNFGSADSFIAMAKKVVRSAMETSANPMPTRK
- a CDS encoding TonB-dependent receptor plug domain-containing protein, translated to MNYHFKLFSYTHLFALTLLLLTSPARSQTQAESLPQLDVTGVRESGQGFLSPNKVLAGDELQNKLSGTLGATLANEVGVAATGYGAGTSRPVLRGLEGARVQILQNGLSVGDVSSISPDHAVASPMQNTHQIEILRGASALLYGSGSSGGLVNVVNDRIVTSMPDEISGAMNTSYETVNQGKTVNIELDAPAGPLALHFDASISNSNNYRIPGFAEQGGPNANWAINPGEPVNIPYSGKLPFSFSNQNSLGLGASYVRTDGYTGISLERMNHSYGISTPDCGFIEQSQNRYDFAHQTNDPFAGFSSVKISAANTNYQHTEFTNNGVASTQWNNTATEARLELAHKEFLGSKGIYWHSNHRRNPERNRFINQ